GGCCCGGTGATCGCCAACTACGGCATGGAAGGCCTGCGCTTTATCGAGCCGGTGAAAATCGGCGACACCATTCAGGTGGAGCTGACCTGCAAACAGAAAACCCGCAAGCCAAAGCGCAACCCGGAGGATCTGCCACAGGGCGTGGTGGTCTGGGACATCAAGGTCAAGAACCAGCGCGACCAGGTGGTGGCCAGCTACGATATTCTGACCCTGATCGAAGCCAGGGACTAAGGCATTGGACGTGAAACAAGCAGTAAGAGGGGAGCCATGCTCCCCCTTTTTTATTGTGCGTTAGCCCAGGATCTCCGCCTGCGCGAAGATAACAGACTTCCTACTCATACCTTGTTATTCGGTGGTTCCAGCTCGGCGCCACAGTGGTTGCAGAATTTCGCATCCCGCTCGTGACCGCTGCGATCGCACTGGGGGCAGTGACGGCGGGAATACTCCCGGCGCATTTCCCGGCCCAGCTCGGCGGTAATAATGCCGGTGGGCACGGCAATAATGGCATAGCCCATCAGCATGGTGACGGCGGCGATGCCCCGGCCCAGCCAGGTTTGCGGCGTGATATCGCCAAAACCGACCGTGGTGATGGTGACGATGGCCCAGTAAATACCGGTAGGAATGCTGGTAAAGCCGTTTTCCGGTCCTTCCACCACATACAGCAACGAGCCAAACAGGGTCACCAGGATGAACAGGCTGCTGAAAAACACCAGGATTTTGCGCCGACTCTGGTAGAGCGAGCGCATCAACAGGTTGGCTTCGTCCACATAGCGGATCAGCTTGAGCACCCGGAACACTCTGAGCACCCGCAGCAGGCGCACCATCAGCAGAAAGCTGGCGCCGGGAATAAAGATGGCAAGGTAGGTGGGCAATACCGCCAGCAGGTCGATAATGCCGTAAAAACTGCGTAAATAGGCCGACCGGCTCTGGGCGCACCAGATGCGCAGGCCGAACTCCACGGTAAACAGCAGGGTAAAGCCCCACTCAAGGCCATACAACCAGGGGCCGTATTGGGCGCGAATGCTGCCGATGGAATCCAGCAGCAGCACCACCATGGACAGCAGAATGGCAACGATCAGGGCAATGTCAAAACGACGCCCCGCCGGGGTCTCGGTGCCGAAAATGACGGTGTACAGGACATCCTTGTCGAGCCACTTCATGCCATTCCCCTGTGTGGTTTAGTTGTCGTGATAACGCTCGCAGGCAATCAGGGTGTTTTCAATCAGCGAGGCGACCGTCATCGGGCCCACACCGCCGGGCACCGGGGTGATATAGGCGGCACGCTCGGCGGCCACGGCGTATTCCACGTCGCCCACCAGGCGACCGTCGTCGAGACGGTTGATGCCCACATCAATCACCACGGCACCGGGCTTGATCCAGTCACCGGGAATAAAGTTGGGCTTGCCCACCGCCACCACCAGCAGATCGGCC
The Oceanimonas doudoroffii DNA segment above includes these coding regions:
- a CDS encoding ion transporter, producing the protein MKWLDKDVLYTVIFGTETPAGRRFDIALIVAILLSMVVLLLDSIGSIRAQYGPWLYGLEWGFTLLFTVEFGLRIWCAQSRSAYLRSFYGIIDLLAVLPTYLAIFIPGASFLLMVRLLRVLRVFRVLKLIRYVDEANLLMRSLYQSRRKILVFFSSLFILVTLFGSLLYVVEGPENGFTSIPTGIYWAIVTITTVGFGDITPQTWLGRGIAAVTMLMGYAIIAVPTGIITAELGREMRREYSRRHCPQCDRSGHERDAKFCNHCGAELEPPNNKV